In Saccharothrix syringae, the following are encoded in one genomic region:
- a CDS encoding ArsR/SmtB family transcription factor codes for MSRRLATAAEIAVLSSDVRLRIIRLTYDTPLTNKEIAERLGKDPATTLHHVRKLVATGFLEAQPARAGKRGAREIPYLSTGLSWRLTWENRPPEAKEAALQAFLGEVADVGVDALRQIRLVVRADPEELKRRLRTLFDELAEEPADPGDERVAIYLALYPGD; via the coding sequence GTGTCCCGACGCCTCGCCACGGCCGCGGAGATCGCCGTCCTCTCCTCGGACGTGCGGCTGCGCATCATCCGGCTGACCTACGACACGCCGCTGACCAACAAGGAGATCGCCGAGCGGCTGGGCAAGGACCCGGCCACCACCCTCCACCACGTGCGCAAACTCGTCGCCACGGGTTTCCTGGAGGCCCAGCCGGCCCGCGCCGGCAAGCGCGGCGCGCGCGAGATCCCGTACCTGTCCACGGGCCTGTCCTGGCGGCTGACCTGGGAGAACCGGCCGCCGGAGGCCAAGGAGGCGGCGTTGCAGGCGTTCCTCGGCGAGGTGGCGGACGTGGGCGTGGACGCGTTGCGGCAGATCCGGCTGGTGGTGCGCGCCGACCCCGAGGAACTAAAACGCCGTCTCCGGACGTTGTTCGATGAGCTGGCGGAGGAGCCGGCCGACCCGGGCGACGAGCGGGTGGCGATCTACCTGGCGCTGTACCCGGGGGATTAA
- a CDS encoding MFS transporter: MSLWSHRDFRLLWVGDTVSQFGATIGRTVLPLLAAGALAATPFEMGVLSAAGSAAFLLIGLPAGVWVDRLSRRPVMLVADFTRAALLLSVPVAWWLGALTLAQLVVVALLVGAATVMFDVAYQSYLPALVGRDQLVEGNSKLETSRAVAEVSGPAAAGGVAQALGAANGVLATGVGYLVSALFLLRIRTPEPRPEPPARPGLVHEIGEGLRFVFGHPSLRAIVGCTGTANFFGGIGAAVTVLFLVRELGLSEGVVGLLFSTAGVGGVLGALTTGWWNRRFGQTRTIWLSALVTFPFGLLVPFGAADWRLVLVVLGEIGVAYGVIVYNVSQVSYRQSICPDHLLGRMNASIRFVVWGALPLGGLVGGALGEGIGIRSTLWVAMAGQAAALLWVVLSPLRTREGEEQEDAVIA, encoded by the coding sequence ATGTCCCTGTGGTCTCACCGCGACTTCCGCCTGCTGTGGGTGGGCGACACCGTCAGCCAGTTCGGCGCGACGATCGGCCGCACCGTCCTGCCCCTGCTCGCGGCGGGCGCGCTGGCCGCGACCCCGTTCGAGATGGGCGTGCTGTCCGCGGCGGGCTCGGCCGCGTTCCTGCTGATCGGCCTGCCCGCGGGGGTGTGGGTGGACCGGCTGAGCAGGCGCCCGGTGATGCTGGTCGCCGACTTCACCCGCGCCGCGCTGCTGCTGTCCGTGCCGGTGGCCTGGTGGCTGGGCGCGCTCACGCTGGCCCAGCTGGTCGTGGTGGCGCTGCTGGTCGGCGCGGCCACGGTCATGTTCGACGTCGCCTACCAGTCGTACCTGCCGGCGCTGGTCGGGCGGGACCAGCTGGTCGAGGGCAACTCGAAGCTGGAGACCAGCCGGGCCGTGGCCGAGGTGTCCGGGCCCGCGGCGGCCGGCGGCGTGGCCCAGGCGCTCGGCGCGGCCAACGGCGTGCTGGCCACCGGCGTGGGCTACCTGGTGTCCGCGCTGTTCCTGCTGCGCATCCGCACCCCCGAGCCGCGCCCGGAGCCGCCCGCCAGGCCCGGCCTGGTGCACGAGATCGGCGAGGGCCTGCGGTTCGTGTTCGGCCACCCGTCGCTGCGCGCCATCGTCGGCTGCACCGGCACGGCCAACTTCTTCGGCGGCATCGGCGCGGCCGTGACCGTGCTGTTCCTGGTCCGCGAGCTCGGCCTGTCGGAGGGCGTGGTCGGCCTGCTGTTCAGCACCGCGGGCGTCGGCGGCGTGCTGGGCGCGCTGACCACCGGCTGGTGGAACCGGCGGTTCGGGCAGACCCGGACGATCTGGCTGTCGGCGCTGGTCACGTTCCCGTTCGGGCTGCTCGTGCCGTTCGGCGCGGCGGACTGGCGGCTGGTGCTCGTGGTGCTCGGCGAGATCGGCGTGGCCTACGGGGTGATCGTCTACAACGTCTCGCAGGTCAGCTACCGCCAGTCGATCTGCCCGGACCACCTGCTCGGCCGGATGAACGCGAGCATCCGGTTCGTGGTGTGGGGCGCGCTGCCGCTCGGCGGGCTGGTCGGCGGCGCCCTGGGGGAGGGCATCGGCATCAGGTCGACGCTCTGGGTGGCCATGGCGGGCCAGGCCGCGGCGCTGCTGTGGGTGGTGCTGTCACCGCTGCGCACGCGTGAGGGGGAGGAGCAGGAGGATGCCGTTATCGCGTGA
- a CDS encoding MFS transporter produces MPLSRDFRLFWGSDAANQFGTAVSSFVLPVVAIEALDASEFQVGLLNAAGMAAFLLIGLPAGAYVDRLRKRPLMGWSTAGRALLLLGVPVAAWLGGLTYAHLLLTALLVGVLTVFFEVGAQAYLPALVDRGLLVGANNRLVSVQQVARLTGRPVSGPLVQVLGGANAVLAISACYLASAVLLRGVRVVERPAGPRRRALGAEVAEGLRFVFGHPLVRPTALCTASFNLTNAVWGAVNVLFLLRDLDLPPAAASLLLGVGSAGGALAGLFVGRLVRVGQVRLVWLSLVCTQPAWVLIPLTRPDWRIALFAVGTAIASAGIVVYNVAQVSLRQALCPDHLLGRMNASIRFLAWGSIPLGALAGGALAGWIGVRGTLWVAAAGMVASVLWLVLSPLRAMRDVPEVTTVEGRG; encoded by the coding sequence ATGCCGTTATCGCGTGACTTCCGGCTGTTCTGGGGGAGCGACGCGGCCAACCAGTTCGGCACGGCCGTGTCGTCGTTCGTGCTGCCGGTGGTGGCGATCGAGGCGCTGGACGCCTCGGAGTTCCAGGTCGGGCTGCTCAACGCCGCCGGCATGGCCGCGTTCCTGCTCATCGGCCTGCCCGCGGGCGCGTACGTCGACCGCCTGCGCAAACGGCCGCTGATGGGGTGGAGCACGGCCGGGCGGGCGCTGCTGCTGCTCGGCGTGCCGGTCGCCGCGTGGCTGGGCGGGCTGACCTACGCCCACCTGCTGCTCACCGCGCTGCTGGTGGGCGTGCTGACGGTGTTCTTCGAGGTGGGCGCCCAGGCGTACCTGCCGGCGCTGGTCGACCGCGGCCTGCTGGTCGGGGCGAACAACCGGCTGGTGTCGGTGCAGCAGGTGGCGCGACTGACCGGGCGACCGGTGAGCGGGCCCCTGGTGCAGGTGCTCGGCGGCGCCAACGCCGTGCTCGCCATCAGCGCCTGCTACCTGGCCTCGGCGGTGCTGCTGCGCGGCGTGCGGGTGGTCGAGCGACCGGCCGGGCCGCGTCGCCGGGCGCTGGGGGCGGAGGTCGCCGAGGGGCTGCGGTTCGTCTTCGGGCACCCCCTGGTGCGCCCCACGGCGCTGTGCACCGCCTCGTTCAACCTGACCAACGCCGTCTGGGGCGCGGTGAACGTGCTGTTCCTGCTCCGCGACCTGGACCTGCCGCCGGCGGCGGCGAGCCTGCTGCTGGGCGTCGGCAGCGCGGGCGGGGCCCTGGCCGGCCTGTTCGTGGGCCGCCTGGTGCGGGTGGGGCAGGTGCGGCTGGTGTGGCTGTCCCTGGTCTGCACCCAGCCCGCGTGGGTGCTGATCCCGCTGACCCGGCCGGACTGGCGGATCGCGCTCTTCGCCGTCGGCACCGCGATCGCCTCGGCCGGGATCGTCGTCTACAACGTCGCCCAGGTCAGCCTGCGCCAGGCGCTGTGCCCGGACCACCTGCTCGGCCGGATGAACGCGAGCATCCGGTTCCTGGCCTGGGGGTCGATCCCGCTGGGCGCGCTGGCCGGGGGCGCGCTGGCCGGGTGGATCGGGGTGCGCGGCACGCTGTGGGTCGCCGCCGCGGGCATGGTCGCCTCGGTGCTGTGGCTGGTCCTGTCACCGCTGAGGGCGATGCGGGACGTGCCGGAGGTCACTACGGTCGAGGGGCGTGGCTGA
- a CDS encoding SMP-30/gluconolactonase/LRE family protein: MADTEVLRDGLRFGEGPRRGPDGRLFYSDFYDHEVRALDPGTGAEEVVCEVPGQPSGLGWLPDGRLLVVSMTDRRVLRLEDGGLVEHADLGGIATFHANDMLVDAHGRAYVGNFGFDLHAAIAAGGEAALLDPDWVAPGTPLALVRPDGAVERAADDLKFPNGAVLLPDGRLVVAETLAFRLTCFDVADDGSLSGRRVWAGLRERLIAPDGVALDPGGGVWVAPALQPAAFLVEEGGRITRKVETGQACFAVAVLDGRLVCCTAPTSQPEVVAKARLGRLEVVDL; encoded by the coding sequence GTGGCTGACACCGAGGTGCTGCGCGACGGCCTCCGGTTCGGCGAGGGACCTCGCCGCGGACCGGACGGCCGGCTGTTCTACTCCGACTTCTACGACCACGAGGTGCGCGCGCTCGACCCGGGCACCGGTGCCGAGGAGGTCGTCTGCGAGGTGCCCGGGCAGCCGTCCGGACTGGGGTGGCTGCCCGACGGCCGGCTGCTCGTGGTGTCCATGACCGACCGCCGGGTGCTGCGCCTGGAGGACGGCGGGCTGGTCGAGCACGCCGACCTGGGCGGCATCGCCACCTTCCACGCCAACGACATGCTGGTCGACGCGCACGGCCGCGCCTACGTGGGCAACTTCGGCTTCGACCTGCACGCCGCGATCGCCGCCGGGGGCGAGGCGGCGCTGCTGGACCCGGACTGGGTGGCGCCCGGCACCCCGCTGGCGCTGGTCCGGCCGGACGGGGCGGTGGAGCGGGCCGCCGACGACCTGAAGTTCCCCAACGGGGCGGTCCTGCTCCCGGACGGCCGGCTGGTCGTGGCCGAGACGCTGGCGTTCCGCCTGACCTGCTTCGACGTGGCCGACGACGGCTCGCTGTCCGGCCGGCGGGTGTGGGCCGGGCTGCGGGAGCGCCTGATCGCGCCGGACGGCGTCGCGCTCGACCCGGGCGGCGGGGTGTGGGTCGCGCCCGCGCTCCAGCCGGCCGCGTTCCTCGTCGAGGAGGGCGGGCGCATCACCCGGAAGGTGGAAACCGGCCAGGCGTGCTTCGCCGTGGCGGTGCTCGACGGCCGGCTGGTCTGCTGCACCGCGCCCACGTCGCAGCCCGAGGTGGTCGCCAAGGCGCGGCTGGGGCGGCTGGAGGTCGTCGACCTCTAG
- the dapF gene encoding diaminopimelate epimerase, with the protein MAVEFLKGHGTENDFVLLPDPDGVLDLTEARVRALCDRRRGLGADGVLRVVRPDFGPWFMDYRNADGSIAEMCGNGVRVFARYLVDAGLVPEGGFAVGTRAGERQVVTHPDGSVTVDMGRALVTGTGTATVGGSAFDGVAVDVGNPHLACVTGVPVAELDLEAPPGHDPAQFPHGVNVEFVNVLEEGALRMRVHERGVGETRSCGTGTVAAVASWLHGTGQRTGKATVDVPGGRVSVVVEEETATLTGPAVLLARGELDQVWWDAL; encoded by the coding sequence GTGGCAGTGGAGTTCCTGAAGGGGCACGGCACCGAGAACGACTTCGTGCTGCTGCCCGACCCGGACGGCGTGCTGGACCTGACCGAGGCGCGCGTGCGGGCGCTGTGCGACCGGCGGCGCGGCCTGGGCGCGGACGGCGTGCTGCGGGTCGTGCGCCCCGATTTCGGCCCGTGGTTCATGGACTACCGCAACGCCGACGGCTCGATCGCGGAGATGTGCGGCAACGGCGTGCGCGTGTTCGCCCGCTACCTGGTCGACGCGGGCCTGGTGCCCGAGGGCGGGTTCGCGGTGGGCACCCGGGCCGGCGAGCGCCAGGTCGTCACCCACCCCGACGGCTCGGTCACCGTGGACATGGGCCGCGCCCTGGTCACCGGCACGGGCACGGCCACGGTGGGCGGCAGCGCGTTCGACGGGGTCGCGGTGGACGTCGGCAACCCCCACCTGGCGTGCGTGACCGGGGTGCCGGTGGCCGAGCTGGACCTGGAGGCGCCGCCCGGCCACGACCCGGCGCAGTTCCCGCACGGGGTGAACGTGGAGTTCGTCAACGTGCTGGAGGAGGGCGCGCTGCGGATGCGCGTGCACGAGCGCGGGGTCGGCGAGACCCGGTCGTGCGGCACGGGCACGGTGGCGGCGGTGGCGTCGTGGCTGCACGGCACCGGTCAGCGCACCGGCAAGGCCACCGTGGACGTCCCGGGCGGGCGGGTGAGCGTGGTGGTCGAGGAGGAGACGGCCACGCTGACCGGCCCGGCGGTGCTGCTCGCGCGCGGCGAGCTGGACCAGGTCTGGTGGGACGCGCTCTAG
- the miaA gene encoding tRNA (adenosine(37)-N6)-dimethylallyltransferase MiaA has product MHTPVAVVGPTATGKSDLAVRLALELGGEVVNADAMQLYRGMDIGTAKMTVEERRGVPHHLLDVLDVTETASVAAYQREARAVVEKLLADGRTPVLVGGSGLYVDAVLNDLRFPGTDDVVRARLERELAEVGAPALHERLARLDPAAALAILPGNGRRVVRALEVIELTGEPFSATLPKPGPARYGTVLVGLDRDVSELDERVDARVARMFAAGLVDEVRELAARGLREGRTASRALGYQQVLAALDGAYPVADAAALTAQGTRRFVRRQRSWFRRDRRVTWFDASSPTLAEDVLALVAP; this is encoded by the coding sequence GTGCACACCCCCGTGGCCGTCGTGGGGCCGACCGCGACCGGCAAGTCCGACCTGGCCGTGCGGCTCGCCCTGGAGCTGGGCGGCGAGGTGGTCAACGCCGACGCGATGCAGCTGTACCGGGGCATGGACATCGGCACCGCCAAGATGACCGTCGAGGAGCGGCGGGGCGTGCCGCACCACCTGCTCGACGTGCTGGACGTCACCGAGACCGCCTCGGTGGCCGCCTACCAGCGCGAGGCGCGGGCGGTCGTGGAGAAGCTGCTGGCCGACGGCCGCACCCCGGTCCTGGTCGGCGGCTCCGGCCTGTACGTCGACGCCGTGCTCAACGACCTGCGGTTCCCCGGCACCGACGACGTCGTCCGGGCCCGGCTGGAGCGGGAGCTGGCCGAGGTGGGCGCGCCGGCTCTGCACGAGCGGTTGGCGCGGCTCGACCCGGCCGCGGCCCTGGCGATCCTGCCCGGCAACGGCCGGCGGGTCGTGCGGGCGCTGGAGGTCATCGAGCTGACCGGCGAGCCGTTCTCGGCGACCCTGCCCAAGCCCGGTCCGGCCCGCTACGGCACCGTGCTGGTCGGCCTGGACCGGGACGTGTCCGAACTGGACGAGCGGGTCGACGCCCGGGTGGCGCGGATGTTCGCCGCGGGCCTGGTCGACGAGGTCCGCGAGCTGGCGGCGCGGGGCCTGCGGGAGGGCCGCACCGCGTCGCGCGCCCTGGGCTACCAGCAGGTCCTGGCCGCCCTGGACGGCGCGTACCCGGTGGCGGACGCGGCGGCGCTGACCGCGCAGGGCACCCGGCGGTTCGTGCGCAGGCAGCGGTCCTGGTTCCGGCGCGACCGGCGGGTCACCTGGTTCGACGCGTCCTCGCCCACCCTGGCCGAGGACGTGCTGGCCCTGGTCGCACCGTAG
- a CDS encoding class III extradiol ring-cleavage dioxygenase family protein, which yields MFSRLAVVPHPPLLVPELVSGAAPETEPVRAETLAAARALASHSADWVAVGVDPSGPREVADVAGGFTGFGVDVPVALSEGATAVDDDLPLPALVAGWLRGRVGARSVRVHLVPPDLPPDECAALGARLAGAPALLVLGDGSPRHGELAVGRSDERAGPFDEAVHRALAAADVDALRALDPGLAAELGAQGRAAWQVAAGVPGAWRCARSAFRAPFGVGYHWAVWEA from the coding sequence ATGTTCTCGCGTCTAGCGGTCGTGCCGCACCCCCCGCTGCTGGTGCCCGAGCTGGTGTCCGGGGCGGCCCCGGAGACCGAGCCGGTGCGCGCCGAGACCCTGGCCGCCGCGCGTGCGCTGGCCTCGCACTCGGCCGACTGGGTGGCCGTCGGCGTCGACCCGTCCGGGCCCCGCGAGGTCGCGGACGTGGCCGGCGGCTTCACCGGTTTCGGGGTCGACGTCCCGGTTGCGCTGTCCGAGGGCGCGACCGCCGTGGACGACGACCTGCCGCTGCCCGCCCTGGTCGCGGGCTGGCTCCGAGGGCGGGTGGGCGCGCGGAGCGTGCGCGTGCACCTCGTGCCGCCGGACCTGCCGCCCGACGAGTGCGCCGCGCTGGGCGCGCGGCTGGCCGGCGCGCCGGCGCTGCTCGTGCTCGGCGACGGCTCGCCCCGGCACGGCGAGCTGGCCGTGGGCCGGTCCGACGAGCGCGCGGGCCCGTTCGACGAGGCCGTGCACCGGGCGCTGGCCGCCGCGGACGTGGACGCGCTGCGCGCGCTGGACCCCGGCCTGGCCGCGGAGCTGGGCGCGCAGGGCCGGGCCGCCTGGCAGGTGGCCGCGGGCGTGCCGGGCGCGTGGCGGTGCGCGCGGTCGGCGTTCCGGGCGCCCTTCGGCGTCGGCTACCACTGGGCCGTCTGGGAAGCCTGA
- a CDS encoding DUF349 domain-containing protein: MTEHETTPGTTGDSGAGVAVEETQVASAPVTAPPPVPVASDHPDRWGRVDEDGTVYVKTADGERVVGSWQAGEPTEGLAHFARRFDDIRTEVELLVTRLSSGAGDPKHAMTSAKHVQESLADAAVVGDLAALSARVEHVLALAEQGLEAAKVAKDEARAAAAARKQELVEEAEQLAAESTQWKAAGDRLRSILDEWKTIRGVDRKTDEQLWRRFSKARDAFNRRRGSHFADLDRQRSVAKARKQELVEEAEKLVESDDWGPTAGRYKELMVEWKAAGRAPKEADDALWQRFRAAQDAFFAKRSEAFSERDAEFASNAKLKEELLVEAEQIDPSHDLEAARQHLYRIQERWDAIGKVPRERVRELEGRLRSVEERVRGAVDAQWRRSDPEAEARVAQFRERVEQFEAQAAKARSAGDKRRAEQAEAQAKQWREWLAAAEQAVATR; this comes from the coding sequence ATGACGGAGCACGAGACGACACCGGGAACCACTGGGGACAGTGGCGCGGGGGTGGCGGTCGAGGAGACCCAGGTGGCATCGGCGCCGGTCACGGCACCACCGCCGGTCCCCGTGGCGTCGGACCACCCTGACCGCTGGGGGCGTGTGGACGAGGACGGCACCGTCTACGTCAAGACGGCCGACGGGGAGCGCGTCGTCGGGTCCTGGCAGGCGGGGGAGCCCACCGAGGGGCTGGCGCACTTCGCGCGCCGGTTCGACGACATCCGCACCGAGGTCGAGCTGCTGGTGACGCGGCTGTCCTCCGGTGCCGGGGACCCCAAGCACGCGATGACCAGCGCGAAGCACGTCCAGGAGAGCCTGGCCGACGCGGCCGTGGTCGGCGACCTCGCGGCGCTGTCCGCGCGCGTCGAGCACGTCCTGGCGCTGGCCGAGCAGGGCCTGGAGGCGGCGAAGGTCGCCAAGGACGAGGCCCGCGCCGCGGCCGCCGCGCGCAAGCAGGAGCTGGTGGAGGAGGCCGAGCAGCTGGCGGCCGAGTCGACCCAGTGGAAGGCGGCCGGTGACCGGCTGCGGTCGATCCTGGACGAGTGGAAGACCATCCGGGGCGTCGACCGCAAGACCGACGAGCAGCTGTGGCGCCGGTTCTCCAAGGCGCGGGACGCGTTCAACCGGCGGCGGGGCTCGCACTTCGCCGACCTGGACCGGCAGCGCAGCGTGGCCAAGGCGCGCAAGCAGGAGCTGGTCGAGGAGGCCGAGAAGCTCGTCGAGTCCGACGACTGGGGTCCCACGGCCGGTCGGTACAAGGAGCTGATGGTCGAGTGGAAGGCCGCCGGGCGTGCGCCCAAGGAGGCCGACGACGCGTTGTGGCAGCGGTTCCGGGCCGCGCAGGACGCGTTCTTCGCCAAGCGGTCGGAGGCGTTCAGCGAGCGTGACGCGGAGTTCGCGTCCAACGCGAAGCTGAAGGAGGAGCTGCTGGTCGAGGCCGAGCAGATCGACCCGTCGCACGACCTGGAGGCGGCGCGGCAGCACCTGTACCGCATCCAGGAGCGGTGGGACGCGATCGGCAAGGTGCCGCGCGAGCGGGTCCGCGAGCTGGAGGGCCGGCTGCGGTCGGTCGAGGAGCGGGTCCGCGGCGCGGTCGACGCCCAGTGGCGCCGGTCCGACCCGGAGGCCGAGGCGCGCGTGGCCCAGTTCCGCGAGCGGGTGGAGCAGTTCGAGGCGCAGGCCGCGAAGGCCCGTTCGGCGGGCGACAAGCGCCGGGCCGAGCAGGCCGAGGCCCAGGCCAAGCAGTGGCGCGAGTGGCTGGCCGCCGCCGAACAGGCCGTAGCCACCCGCTGA
- a CDS encoding Rv2732c family membrane protein, which yields MSREPDDLDRLREEINGVGRTAAKRFDPGAGALTIAIGVLAILVSLVLPWVDGGTGLSVLLGEAPALPRVFSVAVLVAGVLLPAATLAVRRWALAWVSALASFATSVAGVLSIWTTQTTTGHHPGPGPGFGLVLAVIAIVVLLVKWLRIAASRPPLT from the coding sequence ATGAGCCGCGAACCCGACGACCTGGACCGGCTGCGCGAGGAGATCAACGGGGTGGGCCGCACGGCGGCCAAGCGCTTCGACCCCGGTGCCGGCGCGCTGACCATCGCCATCGGCGTGCTGGCGATCCTGGTGTCCCTGGTGCTGCCGTGGGTGGACGGCGGGACGGGCCTGTCCGTCCTGCTCGGCGAGGCCCCGGCGCTCCCCCGGGTCTTCTCGGTCGCGGTGCTGGTGGCGGGCGTGCTGCTGCCCGCCGCGACGCTGGCGGTCCGCCGCTGGGCCCTGGCCTGGGTGTCCGCGCTGGCCTCGTTCGCCACGAGCGTGGCCGGCGTCCTGTCGATCTGGACGACCCAGACCACCACCGGCCACCACCCGGGCCCCGGCCCGGGCTTCGGCCTGGTCCTGGCCGTGATCGCCATCGTCGTCCTGCTGGTCAAGTGGCTGCGCATAGCCGCCTCCCGCCCACCCCTGACCTAA
- the miaB gene encoding tRNA (N6-isopentenyl adenosine(37)-C2)-methylthiotransferase MiaB — translation MSASQGFRTFQIRTFGCQMNVHDSERLAGLLEDAGYAPAEGDTTPDVVVFNTCAVRENADNKLYGTLGHLAPAKSANPGMQIAVGGCLAQKDQGEIVKRAPWVDVVFGTHNIGSLPVLLERARHNREAQVEILDALETFPSTLPARRDSTHSGWVSISVGCNNTCTFCIVPSLRGKERDRRPGDVLAEVRALVDEGVLEVTLLGQNVNSYGVEFGDRYAFGKLLRAAGGIEGLERIRFTSPHPKDFTSDVIAAMAETPAVCHQLHMPLQSGSDRVLKQMRRSYRTAKYLSILDEVRAAMPDAAITTDIIVGFPGETEEDFQATLDVVRQARFSSAFTFQYSKRPGTPAAELPDQLPKQVVQERYDRLVALVNEIAHEENLKQVGRRVELLVSAGEGRKDTETNRMTGRARDGRLVHFAPGDARVRPGDVVETVVTYAAPHNLIADGPLLAHRRTKAGDRSEAGVKPKTPGVALGLPSFGAPAPQPAAVGGCSVG, via the coding sequence GTGAGCGCGTCGCAGGGTTTTAGAACCTTCCAGATCCGCACGTTCGGCTGCCAGATGAACGTGCACGACTCCGAGCGCCTGGCCGGGCTGCTGGAGGACGCGGGTTACGCGCCCGCCGAGGGCGACACCACCCCCGACGTGGTGGTCTTCAACACCTGCGCGGTCCGGGAGAACGCCGACAACAAGCTCTACGGCACGCTCGGCCACCTCGCGCCGGCGAAGTCCGCGAACCCCGGCATGCAGATCGCGGTCGGCGGCTGCCTGGCCCAGAAGGACCAGGGCGAGATCGTCAAGCGCGCGCCGTGGGTGGACGTGGTGTTCGGCACGCACAACATCGGCTCGCTGCCGGTCCTGTTGGAGCGCGCCCGCCACAACCGCGAGGCGCAGGTCGAGATCCTGGACGCGCTGGAGACGTTCCCCTCGACGCTGCCCGCGCGCCGCGACTCGACCCACTCCGGGTGGGTGTCGATCTCCGTCGGCTGCAACAACACGTGCACCTTCTGCATCGTCCCCTCGCTGCGCGGCAAGGAGCGCGACCGGCGGCCCGGCGACGTGCTGGCGGAGGTCCGCGCGCTGGTCGACGAGGGTGTGCTGGAGGTCACCCTGCTCGGCCAGAACGTCAACTCCTACGGCGTGGAGTTCGGCGACCGGTACGCGTTCGGCAAGCTGCTGCGCGCCGCCGGCGGGATCGAGGGCCTGGAGCGGATCAGGTTCACCTCGCCGCACCCGAAGGACTTCACCTCCGACGTGATCGCGGCGATGGCCGAGACCCCCGCCGTGTGCCACCAGCTGCACATGCCGCTGCAGTCGGGCTCGGACCGGGTGCTCAAGCAGATGCGCCGGTCGTACCGGACCGCCAAGTACCTGTCCATCCTGGACGAGGTGCGCGCGGCCATGCCGGACGCGGCCATCACCACCGACATCATCGTCGGCTTCCCCGGTGAGACCGAGGAGGACTTCCAGGCCACTTTGGACGTGGTCCGGCAGGCCCGGTTCTCCTCCGCGTTCACCTTCCAGTACTCCAAGCGCCCCGGCACGCCGGCCGCCGAGCTGCCCGACCAGCTGCCCAAGCAGGTCGTGCAGGAGCGCTACGACCGGCTGGTGGCGCTGGTCAACGAGATCGCCCACGAGGAGAACCTGAAGCAGGTCGGCAGGCGGGTGGAGCTGCTGGTGTCCGCGGGCGAGGGCCGCAAGGACACCGAGACCAACCGGATGACCGGCCGGGCGCGGGACGGTCGGCTGGTGCACTTCGCGCCCGGGGACGCGCGGGTGCGCCCCGGTGACGTGGTCGAGACGGTGGTCACCTACGCCGCGCCGCACAACCTGATCGCGGACGGCCCGCTGCTGGCGCACCGGCGCACGAAGGCGGGTGACCGGTCCGAGGCGGGCGTGAAGCCGAAGACGCCGGGGGTGGCGCTGGGCCTGCCGTCGTTCGGCGCGCCGGCGCCGCAGCCCGCGGCCGTGGGCGGGTGCTCGGTCGGATGA
- a CDS encoding TAXI family TRAP transporter solute-binding subunit gives MSRTPPRLRALWAALVLTALALTACGNDFERVELTIAAGSKVGVYNKLSTALAEAWTRDPGIRRPEVLETSGSVQNLHMLRNGEAHIGFSAADAAEQAADEAEQARQTGTGHRLFALARMHDDYLQVLVRADLSVTRLTDLVGMRVSLGAPDSGVKLIADRLLASAEMDGKLRVRYLDLQASTDAIANGELDAFFWSGGVPTDAVTTLATKVDMRMLDLSDVLPKLRADFPVYGSATLPASAYRLDGGPVVTLVVRNFLMVNDTVTDDVAEALLRGLFRAQPTLVSASPVARSIEVRSAIETTPVPLHPGAMRYYRDAKV, from the coding sequence GTGTCGCGAACGCCGCCGCGCCTGCGCGCGCTCTGGGCCGCCCTGGTCCTGACCGCCCTCGCCCTGACCGCGTGCGGCAACGACTTCGAGCGGGTGGAGCTGACCATCGCCGCGGGCAGCAAGGTCGGCGTCTACAACAAGCTGAGCACCGCGCTGGCCGAGGCGTGGACCCGCGACCCGGGCATCCGGCGCCCGGAGGTGCTGGAGACGTCCGGATCGGTGCAGAACCTCCACATGCTGCGCAACGGCGAGGCGCACATCGGCTTCTCCGCGGCCGACGCGGCGGAGCAGGCCGCGGACGAGGCCGAGCAGGCGCGGCAGACCGGCACCGGGCACCGGCTGTTCGCGCTGGCCCGGATGCACGACGACTACCTCCAGGTGCTGGTGCGCGCCGACCTGTCGGTGACCAGGCTCACCGACCTGGTGGGCATGCGGGTGAGCCTGGGCGCGCCCGACTCGGGCGTGAAGCTGATCGCCGACCGCCTGCTCGCGTCGGCGGAGATGGACGGCAAGCTGCGGGTCCGCTACCTCGACCTCCAGGCCAGCACGGACGCCATCGCCAACGGCGAGCTGGACGCGTTCTTCTGGTCCGGCGGCGTGCCCACCGACGCGGTGACCACCCTCGCCACCAAGGTCGACATGCGGATGCTCGACCTGAGCGACGTGCTGCCCAAGTTGCGGGCGGACTTCCCGGTGTACGGCTCGGCCACGCTGCCCGCGTCGGCCTACCGGCTCGACGGCGGCCCGGTGGTCACCCTGGTCGTGCGCAACTTCCTGATGGTCAACGACACGGTGACCGACGACGTGGCGGAGGCCCTGCTCAGGGGCTTGTTCCGGGCGCAGCCGACGCTGGTGTCGGCGAGCCCGGTGGCCAGGTCGATAGAGGTCCGCTCGGCCATCGAGACCACGCCCGTGCCGCTGCACCCCGGCGCGATGCGCTACTACCGCGACGCGAAGGTCTGA